The proteins below are encoded in one region of Lactuca sativa cultivar Salinas chromosome 3, Lsat_Salinas_v11, whole genome shotgun sequence:
- the LOC111904753 gene encoding uncharacterized protein LOC111904753: protein MDSYAKRRLELNDYAGIPSNKSFHSLLVEAKGYDNLPFSEIDCRSYIAKVRQLRLGQGDAEALRNYFVRMQKRSSNFFYVIDMDDEGHMQNFAPFVGVNHHGQSILFGCGLLSREDTKTYVWLFKSWYDAIAFDVQCSCHSFEFHGIIFRHMVKILIEKDVKEIHPRFILSQWRKDVNHGHHSVINCYEDLMSGENAKQSDYLCCNFYEVAHIANSHEKYEYLVNCINMAKEKLNDDSFWGCSSNVNWIVEDVCVPDSTKKLLPPLQVRSKGHPPSKRKESRAERVMKKNRKKNVLEKTDNIQKDPMGPSREHGEISYKDEPNYQFDLNAPV from the exons ATGGATTCATATGCCAAGAGAAGACTTGAGTTGAATGATTATGCTGGAATTCCATCCAACAAAAGTTTTCATTCGTTACTTGTTGAAGCGAAAGGGTATGACAATTTGCCATTTAGCGAGATAGATTGTAGATCTTACATTGCAAAAGTAAGACAACTAAGACTTGGACAAGGGGATGCCGAGGCACTTCGTAATTATTTTGTCCGTATGCAAAAAAGAAGTTCAAATTTTTTCTATGTGATTGACATGGATGATGAAGGTCATATGCAAAAT TTTGCACCTTTTGTTGGAGTAAATCACCATGGACAATCTATCTTATTTGGATGTGGTTTGCTTTCTCGAGAGGATACAAAAACATATGTATGGTTATTCAAGTCATG GTATGATGCAATTGCATTTGATGTACAATGTTCTTGTCATTCGTTTGAGTTTCACGGAATTATTTTTAGGCATATGGTGAAGATATTGATTGAGAAGGATGTTAAAGAAATTCATCCACGATTTATTTTGTCTCAGTGGAGGAAGGATGTGAACCATGGACACCACTCGGTGATAAATTGTTATGAAGATTTGATGAGTGGTGAAAATGCTAAACAGTCTGACTACTTGTGTTGCAATTTTTATGAGGTTGCGCATATTGCTAATTCTCACGAAAAGTATGAATACTTGGTAAATTGTATAAATATGGCTAAAGAAAAGTTAAATGATGATTCATTTTGGGGTTGTAGTAGTAACGTAAATTGGATAGTTGAAGATGTTTGTGTTCCAGACTCGACTAAAAAATTGTTACCACCCTTGCAAGTACGTAGTAAAGGTCATCCACCATCCAAGAGAAAAGAATCTAGAGCAGAACGGGTTATGAAGAAGAATAGAAAGAAAAAT GTACTTGAAAAAACGGATAACATACAAAAAGATCCAATGGGTCCAAGTCGCGAGCATGGAGAAATTTCCTATAAGGATGAGCCGAACTACCAATTTGATCTTAATGCACCAGTTTGA